One Osmerus eperlanus chromosome 16, fOsmEpe2.1, whole genome shotgun sequence DNA segment encodes these proteins:
- the map6d1 gene encoding microtubule-associated protein 6 homolog, which yields MAWPCISRVCCLARFWNQLDKSDLSVPLTIQNYSDISEQEVRSVTKQVPTNLVPRNNYSTPDHRGSPPAAGEATGNRRSLRGRKEPSFKPREDYQPSGVPFQSVTQYKQDFKPWPIPKKENFPWISNGGKSGDSISDSPLNSHPNAHPHTKDERVEREERSRAPKWGEQHGTGIAKTSSYRQEYRAWTGAKPAKSSRKPPPALYASPGQGVTYPYSSPGAGAPHLPPETSYQAAFSSGEAHRHPEPQHQGDHTTNAATPTLQPISAPLQPSPSPMPCSLQQSSLSERPGLSVSTRGEVQLVKTKLSPNPSAVFQSGPRIFNI from the exons ATGGCTTGGCCGTGCATCAGTAGAGTGTGCTGTCTGGCTCGGTTCTGGAACCAGTTAGATAAATCGGATCTTTCTGTACCTCTGACTATTCAGAACTACTCGGACATTTCCGAGCAAGAGGTTCGATCCGTGACCAAGCAGGTGCCAACAAATCTGGTTCCGAGAAACAACTATTCCACCCCGGACCACCGTGGCTCCCCGCCGGCAGCGGGGGAAGCCACAGGGAACCGGAGATCTCTTAGGGGACGGAAAGAGCCCAGCTTCAAACCCAGAGAGGATTACCAGCCGTCCGGTGTGCCTTTCCAGAGTGTCACCCAGTATAAACAGGATTTCAAACCCTGGCCCATTCCTAAAAAGGAGAATTTCCCTTGGATTAGCAATGGCGGGAAATCGGGTGACAGCATTTCGGATAGCCCCTTAAACAGTCACCCTAATGCACACCCACATACGAAGGAtgaaagggtggagagagaagaacgTAGCAGGGCACCCAAGTGGGGAGAACAGCACGGGACTGGAATAGCCAAAACCAGCTCTTACAG GCAGGAGTACAGGGCATGGACGGGGGCCAAACCAGCCAAGAGCTCCAGGAAGCCCCCTCCAGCGCTGTACGCCAGCCCCGGCCAGGGGGTCACCTACCCCTACAGCAGCCCTGGGGCTGGGGCGCCCCACCTGCCCCCAGAGACCAGCTACCAGGCCGCCTTCAGCAGTGGAGAGGCCCACAGACACCCAGAGCCGCAGCACCAGGGGGACCACACCACCAACGCAGCCACCCCCACCTTGCAGCCCAtctctgcccccctgcagcccagccccagccccatgccctgcagcctgcagcagagcagcctgtctgaGAGGCCCGGCCTCAGTGTGAGCAccaggggagag gtgcaGTTGGTGAAGACCAAGCTCTCTCCGAATCCCTCCGCCGTGTTTCAAAGTGGGCCGAGGATCTTCAACATCTGA